The following proteins are encoded in a genomic region of Amphiura filiformis chromosome 11, Afil_fr2py, whole genome shotgun sequence:
- the LOC140164193 gene encoding uncharacterized protein, whose translation MISRLIIKCENADQGCKAKVQLEHYKTHISDCDFVQINCMNTGCAKVVFRKNMYSHEKECQYRLVQCKRGCGLPVASKDASNHKCVEELKNRLQKLEDNLENHKKDSEMRLVQLENMVSDLQNRAQQDSSASDVDQEDDNSRDSPDDDDANDPDSDEDDYQSEGGAGDESGEDDDDDDDDNGSNNDDDDEDDYDQDSDGGNSRRSYESNSSVEYASDTSSYRDYAEYPREGNSNDGDSNDSMSVEEINTPTSSPPSTARRPLTTSSSDASQTRNGSNSVSQIGRDFTGWVVNTSRGTVTPFLEVPRSGGSSAPTQQRDQQVNIHTALNSANTRLPPPPPYRPTSSSVPSSSSSVNVVSVSTVPSRPGIVNVVTTSPGVSVVPTSPPEIKMQVSFQVISRGQATSTGTSTMTRANSGGAPLIPIQLYSPVSNTGSTPSTSTQVRANRSTLSIATVTSTQTRPGPSNIIRPITNTTHGLPIPLRRGLSQADARAALRPLATGSGSVIASRIPGTRRRRNVPSRFPTSSSSREHRHDRSSSSRHRSHSGGQINSSSTSTAAPANLSATASTASSSHNAASSHQVPPLSLSSTAPAGGGSQLARSAQLHNTTTIVSRPNQTRGIPNSVPTPAAGSGRAVYPGYRNPVVVPSGTRVARPSGEAGGTSSVSRTSESATATDLQIRALKRRHNDDSSSSDESDVSHPPQRVRQVSSHGPVRK comes from the exons ATGATTAGTCGTCTGATCATTAAATGTGAAAATGCTGACCAAGGTTGCAAAGCTAAG GTTCAACTTGAACACTACAAGACACACATTAGTGACTGTGACTTTGTGCAAATCAATTGTATGAACACGGGCTGTGCAAAAGTGGTGTTCAGAAAGAACATGTACTCTCATGAGAAGGAGTGTCAGTATAGACTGGTTCAATGTAAGAGGGGATGCGGGCTGCCTGTAGCTTCTAAAGATGCCAGTAATCATAAATGTGTGGAGGAATTGAAGAACAGACTCCAGA AACTTGAAGATAATTTAGAGAATCACAAGAAAGACTCAGAAATGCGTTTGGTGCAGCTAGAAAACATGGTTTCTGATCTCCAGAATCGTGCACAGCAAGATTCATCAGCGAGTGATGTAGATCAAGAAGATGACAACTCACGTGACTCgccagatgatgatgatgcaaatgACCCAGACTCGGATGAAGATGACTACCAGAGTGAGGGAGGAGCTGGTGATGAGAGcggtgaggatgatgatgatgatgacgatgataatgggagcaacaatgatgatgatgatgaggatgattacGATCAAGACAGTGATGGTGGGAATAGTAGAAGGAGTTACGAGAGTAACAGTAGTGTGGAGTATGCCAGTGATACCTCCAGTTACAGAGATTACGCTGAATACCCAAGAGAAGGCAATAGTAACGATGGTGATTCAAATGATAGCATGTCTGTGGAAGAGATTAATACGCCAACATCATCACCACCCAGCACAGCTCGTAGGCCATTAACAACAAGCAGCAGTGATGCCAGTCAAACAAGGAATGGATCCAATTCTGTGTCGCAAATTGGTCGTGATTTTACAGGATGGGTTGTAAATACGTCCCGTGGTACAGTTACCCCATTCTTAGAAGTACCAAGGTCTGGTGGATCTTCTGCACCAACGCAGCAGCGTGATCAGCAAGTTAACATCCATACAGCGTTGAACTCCGCAAACACTCGTctaccaccaccgccaccctacAGACCTACATCATCATCAGTTCCATCCTCCTCGTCATCTGTCAATGTGGTATCCGTATCAACCGTACCCAGTCGTCCTGGTATTGTAAACGTTGTAACCACCTCACCTGGCGTGTCTGTTGTTCCAACCTCCCCGCCAGAGATCAAGATGCAAGTGTCATTCCAAGTGATCAGTCGAGGTCAAGCAACATCCACCGGGACATCCACCATGACCAGAGCGAACAGCGGGGGCGCTCCATTGATTCCAATACAATTATATAGCCCTGTGTCAAATACTGGTTCTACTCCATCCACCTCTACTCAAGTCCGGGCCAACAGGTCTACATTAAGCATTGCGACTGTTACCTCCACTCAAACTCGACCTGGTCCGAGTAATATAATAAGACCAATCACAAATACGACACATGGATTGCCGATTCCACTCAGACGGGGCTTAAGTCAGGCTGATGCGAGGGCAGCGCTGAGACCTCTCGCAACTGGAAGCGGCTCTGTAATTGCATCTAGAATACCAGGAACGCGTAGGCGACGGAATGTACCATCTCGTTTTCCAACATCGTCCTCTAGTCGTGAACATAGACATGATCGTTCTTCATCTTCTAGACATAGAAGTCATTCAGGAGGACAAATAAactcatcatcaacatcaacagcaGCTCCAGCAAATCTATCAGCAACAGCATCTACAGCATCATCTTCTCATAATGCAGCTTCTTCTCATCAAGTACCaccattgtcattgtcatcaacAGCACCAGCAGGGGGAGGGAGTCAACTAGCAAGATCAGCCCAATTGCATAATACTACCACTATTGTAAGCAGACCAAATCAAACCAGAGGTATTCCAAACTCTGTCCCTACTCCTGCTGCAGGCTCAGGCAGGGCTGTTTATCCTGGATATAGGAATCCTGTTGTAGTTCCTAGTGGAACTAGAGTAGCGAGGCCATCTGGTGAGGCGGGAGGAACATCAAGTGTCTCCAGGACGTCAGAGTCGGCCACTGCAACAGATTTGCAAATAAG AGCTTTAAAACGCAGGCATAATGATGATTCCAGTAGTTCAGATGAGAGTGACGTATCTCATCCACCACAGCGAGTTAGACAGGTGTCGTCTCATGGCCCAGTAAGAAAAT